One segment of uncultured Tolumonas sp. DNA contains the following:
- a CDS encoding oligosaccharide flippase family protein has protein sequence MSSSLRHMLGHSFIFIVFDGINKAIPFLLLPYLTHRLVTAEFGLLELFNTYVALLVLLIMFGVDGWCSAHFHKLERNVFAGMLRLGLLSIAAVFVVSMFVMMFVADDSRFIFAPLYALGMCLIQIRAILYRFELRTVKASMLLFLNVAVSSLLTIGAFELMTPGLTWRLVALLLPVVCLGGFSCYSLCRQFSVSSTPNGSVRALWKFTLPLLPNGLINFVRFGADRFFVAHTFGILNLAVFSVGYQLSMVVNIFMLSLNQATMPHVMRLLVVEDKKNIKRVFSIQLLLLLLFILMFFIMLPYIVQCLFAPEYIEAKRFTLIYILSYPFVFISIMLSNVLFIKGKTMHVLMSTTISSLAHITGLICILLLEEKMDYVPYISLLSAAVSLIVTVFAIRKINNNEVNIVPK, from the coding sequence ATGTCTTCTTCCTTGCGGCATATGCTTGGCCACTCATTTATTTTTATTGTGTTTGATGGGATCAACAAAGCGATTCCATTTTTGTTGCTTCCTTACCTGACACATCGCCTAGTCACCGCCGAGTTCGGACTACTTGAGCTGTTCAATACCTATGTAGCACTCTTGGTGCTGCTAATTATGTTTGGTGTTGATGGGTGGTGTTCTGCCCATTTCCACAAACTAGAACGAAACGTGTTTGCCGGCATGCTGCGTTTGGGCTTGTTAAGCATCGCGGCAGTATTTGTTGTGAGCATGTTCGTGATGATGTTTGTTGCTGATGATTCGCGGTTTATCTTTGCACCGCTCTATGCCTTGGGCATGTGTCTGATTCAGATCAGAGCTATTTTGTACCGTTTTGAACTTAGAACGGTCAAGGCATCGATGTTGCTATTTCTTAACGTAGCTGTCAGCTCTCTATTGACAATTGGCGCCTTCGAACTGATGACTCCGGGGCTGACTTGGCGTTTGGTGGCATTGTTGTTACCCGTGGTATGTCTTGGTGGATTCTCTTGCTATTCACTCTGCCGCCAGTTTTCTGTGTCATCAACGCCGAATGGTAGTGTCAGGGCCTTATGGAAATTTACGTTGCCGTTATTACCTAATGGTTTGATTAATTTTGTGAGATTTGGTGCTGATAGGTTTTTTGTTGCGCATACATTTGGAATTTTAAACCTTGCGGTATTTAGTGTGGGCTATCAATTATCCATGGTTGTTAATATTTTCATGCTTTCATTAAATCAGGCGACAATGCCACATGTCATGAGGTTATTGGTTGTTGAAGATAAAAAAAACATAAAGCGTGTTTTCTCGATTCAGCTATTGTTACTACTTTTGTTTATCTTAATGTTTTTCATTATGTTACCCTATATAGTCCAGTGTTTATTCGCTCCTGAATATATTGAAGCAAAGCGCTTTACATTGATTTATATTTTATCTTACCCATTTGTTTTTATAAGTATAATGCTGAGTAATGTTTTATTTATAAAAGGAAAGACAATGCATGTACTTATGTCGACGACAATATCATCATTAGCTCACATAACCGGCTTGATATGTATACTGTTGCTTGAAGAGAAAATGGATTATGTTCCTTACATTTCATTATTGTCAGCGGCTGTGTCATTGATTGTTACAGTATTTGCAATAAGAAAAATAAATAACAACGAGGTTAACATTGTACCTAAGTGA
- a CDS encoding polysialyltransferase family glycosyltransferase: MKVIHLCITYRQLLMAICDALKTGRETTIICPIDYQFINGQIRYRLVRAYPDIKFYFVREASQIAAFATLPAMVPRIVRRNITLQGGFRTPAQWCPNFLQGQIFNIGYIYHTGPFLAKVLRGLCRTIVLREDGLSNYVPQPLSVKKAVIRACFGLPWRAQVWGDEPWVTSIEAENPDALPEVIRSKGVPLKLIELLSCIDDVQRLRLATIFGLNEYIGFNEPKGCLILTQPVDLVGLCSETDKLILYTRLVDLFRAQGYRVYLKHHPKESAYHIGRDVEQLPTAFPIELWSSITGHRFVYCVALCSTALATNEMRVAEHHMQVVPIEYFNARHASQWLGLVNSIMVP; this comes from the coding sequence ATGAAAGTGATTCATCTGTGCATTACCTATCGCCAATTGCTGATGGCAATTTGCGATGCACTCAAGACAGGTAGAGAGACAACGATAATCTGCCCAATAGATTATCAGTTTATCAATGGCCAGATTCGCTATCGTCTTGTCCGCGCCTATCCAGATATTAAATTTTATTTTGTCAGGGAGGCTTCACAAATAGCAGCGTTTGCAACCCTGCCAGCAATGGTGCCGCGTATTGTGCGCAGAAATATCACGCTACAAGGCGGATTCCGTACACCTGCACAGTGGTGCCCAAATTTTTTACAAGGGCAAATTTTCAATATTGGCTACATCTATCACACGGGTCCTTTCTTGGCCAAAGTACTGCGTGGCCTCTGCCGTACCATAGTGTTGCGAGAGGATGGGTTGTCTAATTATGTCCCGCAGCCTTTGTCAGTCAAAAAAGCGGTGATTAGGGCCTGTTTCGGATTGCCATGGCGTGCTCAGGTGTGGGGAGATGAGCCTTGGGTGACGTCTATCGAGGCAGAGAATCCTGATGCACTGCCTGAGGTTATTCGTAGCAAGGGCGTGCCGTTGAAACTGATTGAACTGCTTTCATGCATCGACGATGTACAGCGGTTGCGTCTGGCAACTATTTTTGGCCTCAACGAATATATTGGCTTCAATGAACCTAAAGGGTGCCTGATTCTGACGCAGCCTGTCGATTTGGTCGGCTTGTGCAGTGAGACCGACAAGTTAATTCTTTACACGCGTTTGGTTGATCTCTTTCGGGCGCAGGGTTATCGGGTATATTTGAAACACCACCCCAAGGAGAGTGCCTATCATATCGGGCGTGATGTTGAGCAATTGCCGACGGCGTTTCCGATTGAACTATGGTCCTCGATCACTGGCCATCGTTTCGTTTATTGTGTCGCTCTTTGCTCTACCGCTCTTGCGACCAATGAGATGAGGGTCGCCGAGCACCATATGCAGGTAGTACCAATAGAATATTTCAATGCCAGGCATGCTTCCCAGTGGCTGGGACTTGTCAACTCAATCATGGTGCCCTGA